In Rosa chinensis cultivar Old Blush chromosome 1, RchiOBHm-V2, whole genome shotgun sequence, a genomic segment contains:
- the LOC112184098 gene encoding B3 domain-containing transcription factor VRN1 isoform X3, whose amino-acid sequence MASSSSLAGKGKRHAVQENSPAFCLRIFSREDLKDGKKELPPAAVREYGHHLADHIYLKVPNCGKHWKIELRTSPRRDRMWLEKGWEEFANFYLLDQGDMATFSSEGENSHFQVSIYSWDDMEIEYPIRIGADVSTPDRKEIGAEALAVAMSVSPRSSADERGSAKVRRRRRRVTGSEAEARAISISPRSSADEHEYDVSSFRSDKPFLDIRIPAKTLAFRVFINQAFASEHFYKADTCCDLTLQNNQGDKVWTIQCCSYKRSNGRIQAIISGAGWKAFRQDNHLEEGDVCVLEVIEERKCRVSIFRAKK is encoded by the exons ATGGCTTCTTCCAGCTCCCTTGCTGGAAAGGGAAAACGACATGCCGTTCAGGAGAACTCTCCAGCCTTCTGCTTGAGGATTTTCAGTCGTGAAGATCTCAAAGACGGGAAGAAG GAACTTCCGCCGGCAGCTGTGAGGGAGTATGGACATCATTTGGCAGACCATATATACCTTAAGGTTCCAAATTGTGGAAAACATTGGAAAATAGAGTTGAGAACATCACCTCGTCGTGACCGAATGTGGTTAGAGAAGGGATGGGAAGAGTTTGCCAACTTTTACTTACTAGACCAAGGCGACATGGCAACTTTCAGCTCTGAAGGCGAAAATTCCCATTTCCAAGTAAGCATCTATAGTTGGGATGATATGGAAATAGAATACCCTATTCGCATTGGAG CTGATGTCAGCACACCAGATAGAAAAGAAATAGGAGCTGAAGCTCTAGCTGTAGCCATGTCGGTTTCCCCCAGATCCTCTGCTGATGAACGTGGAA GTGCTAAGGTCAGAAGACGAAGAAGGAGAGTAACAGGATCTGAAGCTGAAGCTAGAGCCATTTCAATTTCCCCAAGATCATCCGCTGATGAACACGAATATGATGTGAGCAGTTTCAGGTCGGACAAGCCATTTCTTGATATCAGAATTCCAGCCAAAACCTTGGCCTTTCGTGTG TTTATAAATCAAGCTTTTGCCTCAGAACATTTCTATAAAGCAGACACTTGTTGTGACTTGACGCTACAGAATAATCAAGGTGACAAAGTTTGGACAATTCAGTGTTGTTCATACAAAAGAAGTAACGGAAGAATACAAGCAATAATTTCAGGTGCTGGTTGGAAAGCATTTAGGCAGGACAATCACCTGGAAGAAGGTGATGTCTGTGTCCtagaggtgatagaggaacgtaAGTGCAGAGTTTCGATattccgagctaaaaagtga
- the LOC112184098 gene encoding uncharacterized protein LOC112184098 isoform X1 — translation MASSSSLAGKGKRHAVQENSPAFCLRIFSREDLKDGKKELPPAAVREYGHHLADHIYLKVPNCGKHWKIELRTSPRRDRMWLEKGWEEFANFYLLDQGDMATFSSEGENSHFQDFSFLKFVLDNTIELTVGIKTAADVSTPDRKEIGAEALAVAMSVSPRSSADERGSAKVRRRRRRVTGSEAEARAISISPRSSADEHEYDVSSFRSDKPFLDIRIPAKTLAFRVFINQAFASEHFYKADTCCDLTLQNNQGDKVWTIQCCSYKRSNGRIQAIISGAGWKAFRQDNHLEEGDVCVLEVIEERKCRVSIFRAKK, via the exons ATGGCTTCTTCCAGCTCCCTTGCTGGAAAGGGAAAACGACATGCCGTTCAGGAGAACTCTCCAGCCTTCTGCTTGAGGATTTTCAGTCGTGAAGATCTCAAAGACGGGAAGAAG GAACTTCCGCCGGCAGCTGTGAGGGAGTATGGACATCATTTGGCAGACCATATATACCTTAAGGTTCCAAATTGTGGAAAACATTGGAAAATAGAGTTGAGAACATCACCTCGTCGTGACCGAATGTGGTTAGAGAAGGGATGGGAAGAGTTTGCCAACTTTTACTTACTAGACCAAGGCGACATGGCAACTTTCAGCTCTGAAGGCGAAAATTCCCATTTCCAA gatttttcctttttaaaattTGTCTTGGACAACACTATTGAATTAACCGTGGGAATTAAAACAGCAGCTGATGTCAGCACACCAGATAGAAAAGAAATAGGAGCTGAAGCTCTAGCTGTAGCCATGTCGGTTTCCCCCAGATCCTCTGCTGATGAACGTGGAA GTGCTAAGGTCAGAAGACGAAGAAGGAGAGTAACAGGATCTGAAGCTGAAGCTAGAGCCATTTCAATTTCCCCAAGATCATCCGCTGATGAACACGAATATGATGTGAGCAGTTTCAGGTCGGACAAGCCATTTCTTGATATCAGAATTCCAGCCAAAACCTTGGCCTTTCGTGTG TTTATAAATCAAGCTTTTGCCTCAGAACATTTCTATAAAGCAGACACTTGTTGTGACTTGACGCTACAGAATAATCAAGGTGACAAAGTTTGGACAATTCAGTGTTGTTCATACAAAAGAAGTAACGGAAGAATACAAGCAATAATTTCAGGTGCTGGTTGGAAAGCATTTAGGCAGGACAATCACCTGGAAGAAGGTGATGTCTGTGTCCtagaggtgatagaggaacgtaAGTGCAGAGTTTCGATattccgagctaaaaagtga
- the LOC112184098 gene encoding B3 domain-containing protein LOC_Os12g40080 isoform X2 gives MASSSSLAGKGKRHAVQENSPAFCLRIFSREDLKDGKKELPPAAVREYGHHLADHIYLKVPNCGKHWKIELRTSPRRDRMWLEKGWEEFANFYLLDQGDMATFSSEGENSHFQVSIYSWDDMEIEYPIRIGAADVSTPDRKEIGAEALAVAMSVSPRSSADERGSAKVRRRRRRVTGSEAEARAISISPRSSADEHEYDVSSFRSDKPFLDIRIPAKTLAFRVFINQAFASEHFYKADTCCDLTLQNNQGDKVWTIQCCSYKRSNGRIQAIISGAGWKAFRQDNHLEEGDVCVLEVIEERKCRVSIFRAKK, from the exons ATGGCTTCTTCCAGCTCCCTTGCTGGAAAGGGAAAACGACATGCCGTTCAGGAGAACTCTCCAGCCTTCTGCTTGAGGATTTTCAGTCGTGAAGATCTCAAAGACGGGAAGAAG GAACTTCCGCCGGCAGCTGTGAGGGAGTATGGACATCATTTGGCAGACCATATATACCTTAAGGTTCCAAATTGTGGAAAACATTGGAAAATAGAGTTGAGAACATCACCTCGTCGTGACCGAATGTGGTTAGAGAAGGGATGGGAAGAGTTTGCCAACTTTTACTTACTAGACCAAGGCGACATGGCAACTTTCAGCTCTGAAGGCGAAAATTCCCATTTCCAAGTAAGCATCTATAGTTGGGATGATATGGAAATAGAATACCCTATTCGCATTGGAG CAGCTGATGTCAGCACACCAGATAGAAAAGAAATAGGAGCTGAAGCTCTAGCTGTAGCCATGTCGGTTTCCCCCAGATCCTCTGCTGATGAACGTGGAA GTGCTAAGGTCAGAAGACGAAGAAGGAGAGTAACAGGATCTGAAGCTGAAGCTAGAGCCATTTCAATTTCCCCAAGATCATCCGCTGATGAACACGAATATGATGTGAGCAGTTTCAGGTCGGACAAGCCATTTCTTGATATCAGAATTCCAGCCAAAACCTTGGCCTTTCGTGTG TTTATAAATCAAGCTTTTGCCTCAGAACATTTCTATAAAGCAGACACTTGTTGTGACTTGACGCTACAGAATAATCAAGGTGACAAAGTTTGGACAATTCAGTGTTGTTCATACAAAAGAAGTAACGGAAGAATACAAGCAATAATTTCAGGTGCTGGTTGGAAAGCATTTAGGCAGGACAATCACCTGGAAGAAGGTGATGTCTGTGTCCtagaggtgatagaggaacgtaAGTGCAGAGTTTCGATattccgagctaaaaagtga